Proteins co-encoded in one Anabas testudineus chromosome 8, fAnaTes1.2, whole genome shotgun sequence genomic window:
- the gpr146 gene encoding probable G-protein coupled receptor 146 — translation MWICMFYNETDSSTDVRLCQDFGLILSVFSLIYLLVCFPLGLCYNVLLVVVNLSNKVSMTMPDVYFVNMAIAGLVLNLVAPVELLSSTFTRWHAWEYNNEVYITLLILFNISSLVIMYSTTLLSLDYYIERALPRTYMSSVYNTKHVCGFIWGGAVLTSFSSLLFYVCNHISTKMVECSKMQNKEAADAIMMFIGYVVPAVAVLYAFVLILRIRKESTPLDQDSARLDPSIHRLLLASVCVQFVLWTPYYMTLLVDTVAGAPGYISKAHYLPTYYFLTCVSKLLAFSSSFAMPLMYRQMNKNFSNKLQRLLRRLHCRDQSCPHERSTMQQVMT, via the coding sequence ATGTGGATCTGCATGTTTTACAATGAGACGGACAGCAGCACGGACGTCCGGCTCTGCCAGGACTTTGGCCTCATCCTCTCAGTCTTTTCCCTCATCTACCTCCTGGTGTGCTTCCCACTGGGGCTGTGCTACAACGTGCTGCTGGTCGTGGTCAATCTCTCCAACAAGGTTTCCATGACCATGCcagatgtttattttgtcaACATGGCCATTGCGGGCCTTGTGCTCAACCTGGTGGCACCCGTGGAGCTGCTGAGCTCCACCTTCACCCGCTGGCATGCGTGGGAGTACAACAACGAGGTCTACATCACCCTGCTCATCCTCTTCAATATCTCATCTCTGGTCATCATGTATTCCACCACCCTGCTCAGTCTGGACTATTACATAGAGCGAGCACTGCCTCGTACATACATGTCCAGTGTGTACAACACCAAACACGTGTGTGGTTTCATCTGGGGCGGCGCTGTGCTTACTAGCTTCTCTTCGCTGCTGTTCTATGTGTGTAATCACATCTCCACTAAAATGGTTGAGTGTtccaaaatgcaaaacaaggaGGCAGCAGATGCCATCATGATGTTCATCGGCTATGTGGTTCCAGCTGTGGCTGTCCTTTATGCCTTTGTGCTCATTTTACGCATTAGAAAGGAGTCCACACCTCTGGATCAGGACTCAGCTCGCTTGGACCCTTCTATCCACAGGCTGCTGCTAGCTTCAGTGTGTGTCCAGTTTGTACTGTGGACTCCATACTACATGACCCTGTTGGTAGACACTGTAGCTGGTGCACCAGGGTACATTAGCAAGGCACATTACTTACCTACCTATTATTTCTTGACATGTGTATCTAAGCTGCTGGCTTTCTCTAGCAGTTTTGCGATGCCTCTCATGTacagacaaatgaacaaaaacttcTCCAACAAGCTTCAGCGGCTTCTCAGGAGGCTGCACTGCAGAGACCAGTCTTGCCCTCATGAACGCTCAACAATGCAGCAAGTGATGACGTGA
- the gper1 gene encoding G-protein coupled estrogen receptor 1 — MLQDSPTTVSMEVQTISLVWIYLNSTKQLNTSLEYNTTDLTEKSDKYHSYIIGLFLSCLYTILLFPIGFIGNLLILVVNLNHREKMTIPDLYFVNLAIADLILVADSLIEVFNLNEKYYDYAVLCTFMSLFLQVNMYSSIFFLTWMSFDRYIALASSMTSSSLRTMQHAKLSCGLIWMASILATLLPFTIVQTQHRGEVHFCFANVFEIQWLEVTIGFLVPFSIIGLCYSLIGRVLIRAQKHRGLWPRRQKALRMIVVVVLVFFICWLPENVFISIQLLQGTADPTQRTGTTLWHDYPLTGHIVNLAAFSNSCLNPIIYSFLGETFQDKLRLFIKQKASWSVVNRFCHHSLDLHLPVRSEVSEV, encoded by the coding sequence ATGCTTCAAGACAGTCCAACCACAGTCAGTATGGAAGTGCAGACAATCTCTTTGGTCTGGATATATCTTAACAGCACAAAACAACTGAACACCTCATTAGAGTACAACACTACGGATTTGACTGAAAAGTCAGACAAATACCACTCATACATTATTGGTCTCTTCCTGTCCTGCCTGTACACCATCCTCCTCTTTCCTATTGGATTTATCGGTAACCTCTTAATCCTGGTGGTGAACCTGAACCACAGAGAGAAGATGACCATCCCTGACCTTTACTTTGTAAACCTGGCTATCGCTGATCTCATCCTGGTGGCAGATTCCCTCATTGAGGTCTTCAATCTGAATGAGAAATACTATGACTACGCCGTCCTCTGCACCTTCATGTCCCTTTTCCTGCAGGTCAACATGTACAGCAGCATCTTCTTTCTCACATGGATGAGCTTTGACCGGTACATTGCCTTGGCTAGCTCCATGACCAGCAGTTCGTTGAGGACTATGCAGCATGCCAAGCTCAGCTGTGGCCTCATCTGGATGGCCTCCATCTTAGCCACCCTTCTGCCCTTCACCATTGTGCAGACCCAGCACAGGGGCGAGGTGCACTTCTGCTTCGCCAACGTCTTTGAGATTCAGTGGCTGGAGGTGACCATTGGCTTTTTGGTTCCCTTCTCCATCATTGGTCTCTGCTACTCTCTGATTGGGCGCGTCCTCATAAGGGCCCAGAAGCACCGTGGATTGTGGCCACGCCGGCAGAAGGCGCTGCGCATGATCGTGGTAGTGGTTCTCGTCTTTTTCATCTGCTGGCTGCCAGAGAACGTCTTCATCAgcatccagctgctgcagggcACTGCTGACCCAACGCAGCGGACTGGTACCACCCTATGGCATGACTACCCACTCACAGGCCACATTGTCAACCTGGCAGCTTTCTCCAACAGCTGCCTCAACCCCATCATCTACAGCTTTCTAGGAGAAACTTTCCAGGACAAGCTGCGTCTTTTCATTAAACAGAAGGCCAGCTGGTCAGTCGTCAATCGCTTCTGCCACCACAGCCTTGACTTACACCTCCCGGTCAGGAGCGAAGTATCAGAGGTGTGA